The Helianthus annuus cultivar XRQ/B chromosome 16, HanXRQr2.0-SUNRISE, whole genome shotgun sequence genome includes a window with the following:
- the LOC110918953 gene encoding CLAVATA3/ESR (CLE)-related protein 12, giving the protein MVAGISRSPTTLIAAIALSILLIWCTTTATIVWKPPPIATTFGIVKEQEGTHYRSLSTRRALTNSNTLAPFDFTPFIHGHQHHHHHHQHPAEGSEIDPRYGVEKRRVPTGPNPLHH; this is encoded by the coding sequence ATGGTAGCCGGAATTTCACGATCACCCACTACTCTCATCGCTGCAATCGCTCTATCGATCCTCCTCATATGGtgcaccaccacagccaccattGTATGGAAGCCACCACCAATTGCAACCACCTTTGGAATTGTAAAAGAACAAGAGGGCACACATTACCGGTCACTATCAACAAGGCGTGCTTTGACAAACAGCAACACATTGGCACCATTCGACTTCACGCCATTCATTCATGGacatcaacaccaccaccaccatcaccaacaTCCCGCAGAGGGATCAGAAATCGACCCACGATATGGAGTCGAGAAGCGGCGCGTCCCAACAGGTCCAAACCCATTGCACCACTGA
- the LOC110918952 gene encoding LOW QUALITY PROTEIN: phosphatidylinositol:ceramide inositolphosphotransferase 1 (The sequence of the model RefSeq protein was modified relative to this genomic sequence to represent the inferred CDS: substituted 1 base at 1 genomic stop codon) produces the protein MSLYIGREASKLWKRICAETTTEFNLLADNWKYILAGLICQYIHGLAARGVHYLHRPGPVLQDTGFFLLPELGQGRAYVSETVFTFVFLSFVLWTLHPFIFKTKKIYTLLIWCRVLAFLVACQFLRIITFYSTQLLGPNYHCREGSXLATLPRPDNPLEVLASGYEEACRKLLHFDRVESEINARVFYSNVEQRKAIVAAERRVVDERKGIDPPSLDLLARAGVADTRSKGEIWSDWFWLV, from the exons ATGTCGCTTTACATTGGTCGCGAGGCTTCAAAG CTATGGAAAAGAATTTGTGCAGAAACCACAACTGAATTCAATCTTCTCGCGGACAACTGGAAGTATATTCTCGCCGGTTTAATTTGCCAG TACATTCATGGGCTGGCAGCTCGAGGAGTCCACTATCTTCATCGCCCCGGGCCCGTTCTCCAGGACACCGGCTTCTTTCTACTTCCT GAGCTTGGACAAGGGAGAGCTTACGTCAGTGAGACTGTTTTCACTTTCGTGTTTCTATCTTTTGTTTTG TGGACCTTACATCCTTTCATATTCAAGACCAAAAAGATCTACACTCTTCTAATATGGTGCAGGGTCCTCGCTTTTTTAGTT GCTTGCCAATTTCTTCGTATCATTACATTCTATTCGACTCAACTTCTAGGTCCAAATTACCATTGTCGAGAG GGTTCATGACTTGCAACGCTGCCTCGTCCAGACAATCCTCTTGAAGTTCTA GCATCCGGATATGAAGAGGCATGCAGAAAATTGCTACATTTTGACCGTGTAGAAAG CGAAATAAATGCTCGAGTTTTCTATTCAAATGTGGAGCAAAGAAAAGCGATAGTTGCGGCAGAGAGGCGTGTAGTTGATGAAAGA AAAGGGATCGATCCTCCATCGTTGGATCTTCTTGCTAGGGCAGGGGTAGCTGATACTAGATCAAAAGGAGAAATATGGAGTGATTGGTTTTGGCTTGTGTGA